One region of Triticum aestivum cultivar Chinese Spring chromosome 6B, IWGSC CS RefSeq v2.1, whole genome shotgun sequence genomic DNA includes:
- the LOC123137057 gene encoding uncharacterized protein, giving the protein MMGSQYRCTNPSCSAKEAQETYCVSVLTRDDVDEAEFVMFDKVGKAAMGKPLLTLLKFRNPGLVTIEEIARVPMVDRIAPPEVNQVVGQKYKLLVSISRRSFSTTSHQLSFQVVKIMETYKPQLSSSAFDYIPGTSGASSSTSLIDGPATSAMFTPNTPNIHQVQPRSSSGSLAIGYQTPTSETRTPTSKLSVNLLPTASPGKSPCPTGSARRALFPGLDNKAAPLEEPMKKPDETAEVHQEESDGKVEAPLVAVEEKNDKDEQNQTTKNKRNPTARKGTGTGKKSRQ; this is encoded by the exons ATGATGGGATCGCAGTACCGATGCACTAATCCTAGCTGCTCAGCTAAAGAAGCACAAGAAAC ATACTGTGTTTCTGTCCTTACACGTGATGATGTGGATGAGGCTGAGTTTGTTATGTTTGATAAGGTCGGAAAAGCAGCTATGGGAAAGCCTCTTCTTACCTTGCTGAAGTTTAGGAACCCAGGGCTTGTAACCATAGAAGAAATTGCTCGCGTGCCAATGGTTGACAGGATTGCTCCACCGGAAGTTAATCAGGTTGTTGGGCAGAAGTATAAGCTCCTGGTGTCCATTTCAAGGAGAAGCTTTTCAACCACTAGCCACCAGTTGTCATTCCAAGTTGTAAAGATTATGGAAACCTACAAGCCTCAGTTAAGCTCATCTGCTTTTGACTATATTCCTGGGACGTCCGGAGCATCATCTTCTACCTCACTAATTGATGGTCCAGCAACTTCTGCAATGTTTACACCAAATACGCCAAACATCCATCAAGTGCAACCTAGAAGCTCATCAGGAAGCCTTGCTATAGGCTATCAGACACCTACAAGCGAG ACGCGCACACCAACTTCAAAGCTCAGTGTCAATCTCCTTCCAACTGCATCCCCAGG CAAATCGCCATGCCCAACCGGTAGTGCCAGACGTGCCTTGTTTCCAGGTCTTGACAATAAAGCAGCTCCACTAGAAGAGCCTATGAAGAAGCCTGATGAAACAGCAGAG GTGCACCAGGAGGAATCTGATGGCAAGGTCGAAGCTCCTTTAGTTGCTGTTGAGGAAAAGAATGACAAGGATGAGCAGAACCAGACGACCAAAAACAAAAG GAACCCTACTGCTAGAAAGGGGACTGGGACAGGAAAGAAATCAAGGCAGTAA
- the LOC123137058 gene encoding uncharacterized protein encodes MYYRMKKKKLQKTCKDVSDCPREYSIGYVPNSEADWMHSKKFMMSMCARKHLSCYVCSIKPAIRHYVCEMNKTFTKARQRMYFSTLFTEKHLMKFLSTLVDRMRINLSPGRCLIYVRLMKGVDNRAAITHN; translated from the exons ATGTACTACCGTATGAAGAAAAAGAAGCTTCAGAAGACATGCAAGGATGTGAGTGACTGCCCTAGGGAGTATTCAATTG GATATGTTCCTAATTCTGAAGCCGACTGGATGCATTCAAAGAAATTTATGATGTCAATGTGTGCTCGAAAGCATCTTAGTTGCTATGTCTGTTCTATTAAGCCTGCTATTAGGCACTATGTGTGTGAGATGAACAAGACTTTTACAAAAGCTCGGCAGAGAATG TATTTCTCTACTTTGTTCACTGAGAAGCACCTGATGAAGTTTCTCTCTACTCTGGTCGATCGAATGCGGATTAATCTTTCACCTGGGCGTTGTTTAATCTATGTTCGATTGATGAAAGGGGTTGACAACAGGGCTGCTATAACACATAACTAG